The following coding sequences are from one Pseudonocardia sp. HH130630-07 window:
- a CDS encoding TetR/AcrR family transcriptional regulator: MPRVSTDQLTARRRQILTGARTCFADHGYEGATVRRLEQYTGLSRGAIFHYFRDKEALFLALAEDDADRMAAVVAEQGLVQVMRDLLDDRSDRSWLGTRLEVSRRLRTDPDFRARWQEHSAALTAATRARLERQAAAGALRDDVAVPVLAQYLELVLEGLVSHLAMGLPVDDLDAVLDVVENGVRARTHSP, from the coding sequence ATGCCCCGCGTCAGCACCGACCAGCTCACCGCCCGGCGTCGGCAGATCCTCACCGGTGCGCGCACCTGTTTCGCCGACCACGGCTACGAGGGCGCCACCGTGCGGCGCCTCGAGCAGTACACGGGGCTGTCCCGCGGGGCGATCTTCCACTACTTCCGGGACAAGGAGGCGTTGTTCCTGGCCCTGGCCGAGGACGACGCGGACCGGATGGCGGCCGTCGTCGCCGAGCAGGGGCTGGTCCAGGTGATGCGGGACCTGCTGGACGACCGCTCGGACCGCAGCTGGCTCGGCACCCGGCTGGAGGTCTCGCGCCGGCTGCGGACCGATCCGGACTTCCGGGCCCGCTGGCAGGAGCACTCCGCGGCCCTGACCGCCGCGACCCGGGCCCGGCTGGAACGACAGGCCGCGGCGGGCGCGCTGCGCGACGACGTCGCGGTACCGGTACTGGCGCAGTACCTGGAGCTGGTGCTGGAGGGCCTGGTCTCGCACCTGGCGATGGGCCTACCGGTGGACGACCTTGACGCCGTCCTCGACGTCGTGGAGAACGGGGTGCGCGCCCGCACCCACAGCCCCTGA